The following are encoded in a window of Castanea sativa cultivar Marrone di Chiusa Pesio chromosome 5, ASM4071231v1 genomic DNA:
- the LOC142635194 gene encoding uncharacterized protein LOC142635194 — protein sequence MVPAAHRTSEIARSVQLQSLIEDRPRRIGDGDRSVTPQHPVAALIVAALIVAVAIAIAVAVAIPDSSPSSKRSRVDFNLENLPSDPGLRQKISSYHPNNHDEIRRYYLGKGPCRPPYDYPVSYFSGKPRRFRVEWYKNRNWLEHSIAKDAAFCFYCYLFGKDVGKQGGGDTFVMKGFKLWNQVGKLDSHVGGVNSAHNQAVKKSEDLQKEKQHIQSVLVKQSNQDKAKYRIQLNAIVDCVRFLLFRGLAFRGHDESQGSSDKGNFLELLQFLGDHNESINEVMQNTWKNCKLTHPNIQKDMVNAIAHETSKAIIEDLGNGFFSILVDESCDISVKEQMALVLLYVNKQGIIIERFLGIVHVASTTTLSLKCAIEGLLCEHNLSLSRLHGQGYDGASNMQGSCKRRDALRDTQFAKIKEDLENGVRRSGQGLNQETNLKRLGDTCWESYYGTILNLILMFFDVADVLEIIEEDELSDQKVEARSIMSGRPRRNTQQNTNLHHYRVELFYTVIDMQLQELNNRFSEVNTDLLICMACLNPSNSFVAFDKEKLVHLAKFYPYDFPGTDILALDSQLQNFIFDMRNNDLFLELQ from the exons ATGGTTCCAGCCGCTCATCGGACATCAGAGATCGCCAGATCGGTCCAGCTCCAGTCGCTCATCGAAGATCGGCCTCGTCGCATCGGAGACGGAGATCGGTCCGTAACTCCGCAACATCCAGTCGCAGCGCTCATCGTCGCCGCGCTCATCGTTGCCGTCGCCATCGCCATTGCCGTCGCCGTCGCCATCccag attcatctccATCTTCTAAGCGAAGTCGTGTtgactttaacttagaaaatcttCCTTCAGATCCTGGGCTACGACAAAAGATATCATCTTATCATCctaataatcatgatgaaataagaagatattatttAGGAAAAGGCCCTTGTCGACCTCCTTATGATTACCCGGTATCATATTTTTCTGGAAAGCCCCGTCGATTTAGAGTCGAATggtataaaaatagaaattggtTGGAACATAGTATAGCCAAAGATgcagcattttgtttttattgctacCTATTTGGGAAAGATGTTGGTAAGCAAGGAGGAGGTGACACTTTTGTAATgaagggattcaaactttggaATCAGGTTGGGAAGTTAGATTCCCATGTTGGAGGAGTTAATAGTGCTCATAACCAAGCTGTCAAGAAGAGTGAAGATTTACAGAAGGAAAAGCAACACATTCAAAGTGTCTTggttaagcaatcaaatcaagataaagcTAAATATCGGATTCAATTAAACGCAATAGTTGATTGCGTAAGATTCCTTTTATTCCGAGGATTAGCTTTTCGTGGTCACGATGAATCTCAAGGTTCAAGTGATAAAGGAAATTTTCTTGagcttctacaatttttggGGGATCACAATGAATCTATCAATGAAGTGATGCAAAATACTTGGAAAAATTGCAAGCTTACCCATCCTAATATTCAAAAAGACATGGTGAATGCAATTGCACATGAAACATCCAAAGCCATCATCGAGGATCTTGGCAAtgggttcttttcaatattagttgatgagtCATGTGATATCTCAGTGAAAGAACAAATGGCACTCGTTCTTCTTTATGTGAACAAACAAGGAATTATTATAGAGCGGTTCCTTGGTATTGTACATGTAGCAAGTACCACCACTTTGTCACTCAAATGTGCTATTGAAGgtttactttgtgaacataatttgagtttatcgaGACTACATGGGCAAGGTTATGACGGAGCTAGTAATATGCAAG GCTCTTGTAAGAGACGAGATGCTCTTCGAGATActcaatttgccaaaattaaagaagatttagAGAATGGTGTACGAAGAAGTGGACAAGGtttgaatcaagagacaaaTCTTAAACGTCTTGGTGATACATGTTGGGAATCATATTATGGGACtattctcaacttgattttgatgttcttTGATGTTGCTGATGTACttgagattattgaagaagatgAGCTCTCCgaccaaaaagttgaagctCGATCTATTATGAG tgGGAGGCCGCGACGCAACacccaacaaaatacaaatttacatcattatcgTGTTGAGCTATTCTACACAGTCATAGATATGCAACTTCAAGAGCTAAACAATCGTTTTTCAGAGGTGAATACCGATTTGCTAATTTGTATGGCTTGCTTAAATCCAAGTAATTCATTTGTggcttttgataaggaaaagttAGTACATCTAGCAAAGTTCTATCCATATGATTTTCCTGGGACAGATATCTTGGCACTTGACTCTCAGCTtcagaatttcatttttgatatgCGCAACAATGACTTGTTTTTAGAGCTTCAATGA